A window of the Cololabis saira isolate AMF1-May2022 chromosome 19, fColSai1.1, whole genome shotgun sequence genome harbors these coding sequences:
- the si:dkey-191m6.4 gene encoding rho GTPase-activating protein 22 isoform X2, with product MPDTKWINLVKNGLGMYEKHSLLMCNSCALKYYDYCELSLSCDCCSQSAGIFGQRLEDTVQYEKKFGPRLAPLLVEQCVDFIRERGLDEEGLFRMPGQANLVKELQEAFDCGDKPLFDSNTDVHTVASLLKLYLRELPEPVIPFSKYEDFLTCAQVLAKDEEEGVQELGRQVSTLPLPNYNLLKYICKFLDEVQSHCHENKMSVQNLATVFGPNILRPKMEDPVTIMEGTSLVQHLMTILIREHDRLYLRGDQEELTLSQTEIPAQGHQFQHRSLGAWISEEDLQSCPISNPDQELHSSASSLDAKLCAAITPTQTPNPGSKVVSSTGRGEAVVSPSKQVKTMPSWKYSFKSSSAPRSQAQAKQCNSGGSAADTTSVSSGGGGGGGGGNWLMNGLSSLRGHRRTSSGERSARDRDSTGSSQRLSTYDNVTSSSSMGSVPSVSSTPWSTSSCEITVPDSGGEPSAHQNFGCAVEDGEKGEWVDNQREAERERDAGMMTEPSSEQDSCEAMELCTSSAACSENENVPVTAGVPSIIMTEDGDGTDLMLSSLVEGLNDDLKKQKLTYETRIQKLEESSAALCAQMERLEQEMEQERKKQRMLEIKLRNSERAREDAENRNRLLEKEMEDFFSTLGDLALGARTSDI from the exons ATGCCAGACACGAAATGGATTAACTTGGTGAAAAATGGGTTGGGAATGTATGAGAAGCATTCTCTGCTGATGTGCAACTCCTGCGCGCTGAAATACTACGATTACTGTGAGTTGTCACTCAGCTGCGACTgctgcagccaatcagcag GGATTTTTGGCCAGCGCCTAGAGGACACTGTGCAGTATGAGAAGAAGTTTGGCCCCCGCCTGGCCCCCTTGCTGGTGGAGCAGTGTGTGGACTTCATCAGAGAGAGGGGTCTGGACGAAGAGGGTCTCTTTCGGATGCCGGGACAGGCCAACCTAGTCAAAGAGCTGCAGGAGGCCTTCGACTGTGGAGACAAACCTCTGTTTGACAG TAACACGGATGTCCACACGGTGGCATCCTTGTTAAAGCTGTACCTGCGAGAGTTGCCTGAACCAGTTATACCCTTCTCCAAATATGAAGACTTTCTAACCTGTGCACAGGTTTTGGCCAAAGATGAAGAGGAA GGGGTCCAGGAGCTTGGAAGACAAGTGAGCACTCTACCTCTACCTAACTACAATCTCCTCAAGTACATATGCAA ATTTCTCGATGAGGTCCAGTCCCACTGTCATGAGAATAAGATGAGTGTCCAGAACTTAGCCACTGTATTTGGACCAAATATCCTTCGACCTAAGATGGAGGACCCAGTCACTATCATGGAAG GAACCTCTCTGGTCCAGCACCTGATGACAATCCTCATCAGGGAACACGACCGGTTATACTTAAGGGGGGACCAGGAAGAACTTACTTTATCACAAACTGAGATTCCTGCCCAGGggcatcagtttcaacaccgtagccTGGGAGCTTGGATCTCTGAAGAGGATCTCCAGAGCTGTCCCATTTCCAATCCTGACCAAGAACTGCACAGCAGTGCCTCATCTCTGGATGCCAAACTTTGTGCTGCTATCACTCCCACCCAGACCCCGAACCCTGGGTCAAAAGTAGTGTCTTCAACGGGGAGGGGAGAAGCAGTGGTGAGCCCAAGTAAACAAGTAAAGACCATGCCCTCCTGGAAGTACTCCTTCAAAAGTTCCTCAGCGCCTCGCTCGCAGGCACAAGCTAAGCAATGCAACTCTGGGGGATCGGCAGCAGATACGACCAGTGTGTCCTCtggtggtggaggaggtggagggggaGGTAACTGGCTCATGAATGGACTGTCCTCTTTGAGGGGACACAGGCGCACATCATCAGGAGAGCGATCCGCCCGTGATCGGGACTCCACCGGTTCGTCCCAGAGACTGTCCACTTACGATAACGTCACTTCCTCTTCCAGCATGGGGAGCGTTCCCAGCGTTTCCAGCACACCGTGGTCAACTTCCTCCTGCGAAATCACCGTGCCCGACTCAGGTGGTGAGCCTTCAGCGCACCAGAACTTTGGATGTGCGGTAGAGGATGGCGAAAAAGGGGAATGGGTGGACAACCAGAGGGAGGCTGAGAGAGAAAGGGATGCAGGGATGATGACAGAGCCCAGCTCTGAGCAGGACAGTTGTGAGGCCATGGAGCTATGCACCAGCAGTGCAGCCTGCAGCGAAAATGAAAACGTGCCTGTGACAGCTGGGGTGCCGTCCATTATTATGACTGAAGATGGAGATGGGACGGACCTAATGCTTAGCAGTTTGGTGGAGGGGCTGAATGATGACTTGAAGAAACAGAAGCTGACATATGAAACCAGGATTCAAAA ACTGGAAGAGTCCAGCGCAGCTCTGTGTGCTCAGATGGAGCGTTTGGAGCAAGAGATGGAACAGGAGAGGAAGAAGCAACGCATGCTGGAGATCAAACTTCGAAATTCGGAGCGGGCACGGGAAGATGCAGAGAATCGCAACCGGCTTTTGGAGAAGGAGATGGAGGATTTCTTTTCGACACTGGGAGATCTTGCCTTAGGCGCACGGACAAGTGACATATGA
- the si:dkey-191m6.4 gene encoding rho GTPase-activating protein 22 isoform X3 — MPDTKWINLVKNGLGMYEKHSLLMCNSCALKYYDYWIFGQRLEDTVQYEKKFGPRLAPLLVEQCVDFIRERGLDEEGLFRMPGQANLVKELQEAFDCGDKPLFDSNTDVHTVASLLKLYLRELPEPVIPFSKYEDFLTCAQVLAKDEEEGVQELGRQVSTLPLPNYNLLKYICKFLDEVQSHCHENKMSVQNLATVFGPNILRPKMEDPVTIMEGTSLVQHLMTILIREHDRLYLRGDQEELTLSQTEIPAQGHQFQHRSLGAWISEEDLQSCPISNPDQELHSSASSLDAKLCAAITPTQTPNPGSKVVSSTGRGEAVVSPSKQVKTMPSWKYSFKSSSAPRSQAQAKQCNSGGSAADTTSVSSGGGGGGGGGNWLMNGLSSLRGHRRTSSGERSARDRDSTGSSQRLSTYDNVTSSSSMGSVPSVSSTPWSTSSCEITVPDSGGEPSAHQNFGCAVEDGEKGEWVDNQREAERERDAGMMTEPSSEQDSCEAMELCTSSAACSENENVPVTAGVPSIIMTEDGDGTDLMLSSLVEGLNDDLKKQKLTYETRIQKLEESSAALCAQMERLEQEMEQERKKQRMLEIKLRNSERAREDAENRNRLLEKEMEDFFSTLGDLALGARTSDI, encoded by the exons ATGCCAGACACGAAATGGATTAACTTGGTGAAAAATGGGTTGGGAATGTATGAGAAGCATTCTCTGCTGATGTGCAACTCCTGCGCGCTGAAATACTACGATTACT GGATTTTTGGCCAGCGCCTAGAGGACACTGTGCAGTATGAGAAGAAGTTTGGCCCCCGCCTGGCCCCCTTGCTGGTGGAGCAGTGTGTGGACTTCATCAGAGAGAGGGGTCTGGACGAAGAGGGTCTCTTTCGGATGCCGGGACAGGCCAACCTAGTCAAAGAGCTGCAGGAGGCCTTCGACTGTGGAGACAAACCTCTGTTTGACAG TAACACGGATGTCCACACGGTGGCATCCTTGTTAAAGCTGTACCTGCGAGAGTTGCCTGAACCAGTTATACCCTTCTCCAAATATGAAGACTTTCTAACCTGTGCACAGGTTTTGGCCAAAGATGAAGAGGAA GGGGTCCAGGAGCTTGGAAGACAAGTGAGCACTCTACCTCTACCTAACTACAATCTCCTCAAGTACATATGCAA ATTTCTCGATGAGGTCCAGTCCCACTGTCATGAGAATAAGATGAGTGTCCAGAACTTAGCCACTGTATTTGGACCAAATATCCTTCGACCTAAGATGGAGGACCCAGTCACTATCATGGAAG GAACCTCTCTGGTCCAGCACCTGATGACAATCCTCATCAGGGAACACGACCGGTTATACTTAAGGGGGGACCAGGAAGAACTTACTTTATCACAAACTGAGATTCCTGCCCAGGggcatcagtttcaacaccgtagccTGGGAGCTTGGATCTCTGAAGAGGATCTCCAGAGCTGTCCCATTTCCAATCCTGACCAAGAACTGCACAGCAGTGCCTCATCTCTGGATGCCAAACTTTGTGCTGCTATCACTCCCACCCAGACCCCGAACCCTGGGTCAAAAGTAGTGTCTTCAACGGGGAGGGGAGAAGCAGTGGTGAGCCCAAGTAAACAAGTAAAGACCATGCCCTCCTGGAAGTACTCCTTCAAAAGTTCCTCAGCGCCTCGCTCGCAGGCACAAGCTAAGCAATGCAACTCTGGGGGATCGGCAGCAGATACGACCAGTGTGTCCTCtggtggtggaggaggtggagggggaGGTAACTGGCTCATGAATGGACTGTCCTCTTTGAGGGGACACAGGCGCACATCATCAGGAGAGCGATCCGCCCGTGATCGGGACTCCACCGGTTCGTCCCAGAGACTGTCCACTTACGATAACGTCACTTCCTCTTCCAGCATGGGGAGCGTTCCCAGCGTTTCCAGCACACCGTGGTCAACTTCCTCCTGCGAAATCACCGTGCCCGACTCAGGTGGTGAGCCTTCAGCGCACCAGAACTTTGGATGTGCGGTAGAGGATGGCGAAAAAGGGGAATGGGTGGACAACCAGAGGGAGGCTGAGAGAGAAAGGGATGCAGGGATGATGACAGAGCCCAGCTCTGAGCAGGACAGTTGTGAGGCCATGGAGCTATGCACCAGCAGTGCAGCCTGCAGCGAAAATGAAAACGTGCCTGTGACAGCTGGGGTGCCGTCCATTATTATGACTGAAGATGGAGATGGGACGGACCTAATGCTTAGCAGTTTGGTGGAGGGGCTGAATGATGACTTGAAGAAACAGAAGCTGACATATGAAACCAGGATTCAAAA ACTGGAAGAGTCCAGCGCAGCTCTGTGTGCTCAGATGGAGCGTTTGGAGCAAGAGATGGAACAGGAGAGGAAGAAGCAACGCATGCTGGAGATCAAACTTCGAAATTCGGAGCGGGCACGGGAAGATGCAGAGAATCGCAACCGGCTTTTGGAGAAGGAGATGGAGGATTTCTTTTCGACACTGGGAGATCTTGCCTTAGGCGCACGGACAAGTGACATATGA
- the si:dkey-191m6.4 gene encoding rho GTPase-activating protein 22 isoform X4 yields the protein MGWAAAVLTSIAPYRIFGQRLEDTVQYEKKFGPRLAPLLVEQCVDFIRERGLDEEGLFRMPGQANLVKELQEAFDCGDKPLFDSNTDVHTVASLLKLYLRELPEPVIPFSKYEDFLTCAQVLAKDEEEGVQELGRQVSTLPLPNYNLLKYICKFLDEVQSHCHENKMSVQNLATVFGPNILRPKMEDPVTIMEGTSLVQHLMTILIREHDRLYLRGDQEELTLSQTEIPAQGHQFQHRSLGAWISEEDLQSCPISNPDQELHSSASSLDAKLCAAITPTQTPNPGSKVVSSTGRGEAVVSPSKQVKTMPSWKYSFKSSSAPRSQAQAKQCNSGGSAADTTSVSSGGGGGGGGGNWLMNGLSSLRGHRRTSSGERSARDRDSTGSSQRLSTYDNVTSSSSMGSVPSVSSTPWSTSSCEITVPDSGGEPSAHQNFGCAVEDGEKGEWVDNQREAERERDAGMMTEPSSEQDSCEAMELCTSSAACSENENVPVTAGVPSIIMTEDGDGTDLMLSSLVEGLNDDLKKQKLTYETRIQKLEESSAALCAQMERLEQEMEQERKKQRMLEIKLRNSERAREDAENRNRLLEKEMEDFFSTLGDLALGARTSDI from the exons ATGGGTTGGGCAGCTGCAGTTCTTACCAGCATAGCGCCATACA GGATTTTTGGCCAGCGCCTAGAGGACACTGTGCAGTATGAGAAGAAGTTTGGCCCCCGCCTGGCCCCCTTGCTGGTGGAGCAGTGTGTGGACTTCATCAGAGAGAGGGGTCTGGACGAAGAGGGTCTCTTTCGGATGCCGGGACAGGCCAACCTAGTCAAAGAGCTGCAGGAGGCCTTCGACTGTGGAGACAAACCTCTGTTTGACAG TAACACGGATGTCCACACGGTGGCATCCTTGTTAAAGCTGTACCTGCGAGAGTTGCCTGAACCAGTTATACCCTTCTCCAAATATGAAGACTTTCTAACCTGTGCACAGGTTTTGGCCAAAGATGAAGAGGAA GGGGTCCAGGAGCTTGGAAGACAAGTGAGCACTCTACCTCTACCTAACTACAATCTCCTCAAGTACATATGCAA ATTTCTCGATGAGGTCCAGTCCCACTGTCATGAGAATAAGATGAGTGTCCAGAACTTAGCCACTGTATTTGGACCAAATATCCTTCGACCTAAGATGGAGGACCCAGTCACTATCATGGAAG GAACCTCTCTGGTCCAGCACCTGATGACAATCCTCATCAGGGAACACGACCGGTTATACTTAAGGGGGGACCAGGAAGAACTTACTTTATCACAAACTGAGATTCCTGCCCAGGggcatcagtttcaacaccgtagccTGGGAGCTTGGATCTCTGAAGAGGATCTCCAGAGCTGTCCCATTTCCAATCCTGACCAAGAACTGCACAGCAGTGCCTCATCTCTGGATGCCAAACTTTGTGCTGCTATCACTCCCACCCAGACCCCGAACCCTGGGTCAAAAGTAGTGTCTTCAACGGGGAGGGGAGAAGCAGTGGTGAGCCCAAGTAAACAAGTAAAGACCATGCCCTCCTGGAAGTACTCCTTCAAAAGTTCCTCAGCGCCTCGCTCGCAGGCACAAGCTAAGCAATGCAACTCTGGGGGATCGGCAGCAGATACGACCAGTGTGTCCTCtggtggtggaggaggtggagggggaGGTAACTGGCTCATGAATGGACTGTCCTCTTTGAGGGGACACAGGCGCACATCATCAGGAGAGCGATCCGCCCGTGATCGGGACTCCACCGGTTCGTCCCAGAGACTGTCCACTTACGATAACGTCACTTCCTCTTCCAGCATGGGGAGCGTTCCCAGCGTTTCCAGCACACCGTGGTCAACTTCCTCCTGCGAAATCACCGTGCCCGACTCAGGTGGTGAGCCTTCAGCGCACCAGAACTTTGGATGTGCGGTAGAGGATGGCGAAAAAGGGGAATGGGTGGACAACCAGAGGGAGGCTGAGAGAGAAAGGGATGCAGGGATGATGACAGAGCCCAGCTCTGAGCAGGACAGTTGTGAGGCCATGGAGCTATGCACCAGCAGTGCAGCCTGCAGCGAAAATGAAAACGTGCCTGTGACAGCTGGGGTGCCGTCCATTATTATGACTGAAGATGGAGATGGGACGGACCTAATGCTTAGCAGTTTGGTGGAGGGGCTGAATGATGACTTGAAGAAACAGAAGCTGACATATGAAACCAGGATTCAAAA ACTGGAAGAGTCCAGCGCAGCTCTGTGTGCTCAGATGGAGCGTTTGGAGCAAGAGATGGAACAGGAGAGGAAGAAGCAACGCATGCTGGAGATCAAACTTCGAAATTCGGAGCGGGCACGGGAAGATGCAGAGAATCGCAACCGGCTTTTGGAGAAGGAGATGGAGGATTTCTTTTCGACACTGGGAGATCTTGCCTTAGGCGCACGGACAAGTGACATATGA